From Bacteroidota bacterium, one genomic window encodes:
- a CDS encoding TIGR00266 family protein: METIEKKGFKFKFDCKPDYGFITVDIPSGEKLKVEASAMATMDTNIEMKTKLKGGFGRFFTGESLFINEFEAKNGAGEIQIAPGTPGDVEHLYLNNETIYLQNSAYVASSLSINVETKFQGLIKGFFSGENLFLIKCSGEGDLWFNSYGGIVEIDVEDGYVVDTGHIVAFTDGLDYEVSSVGGYKSLFFSGEGLVCTFSGKGKVWVQTRKISPFINWIYPFRPKKNKK, encoded by the coding sequence ATGGAAACAATAGAAAAAAAAGGATTTAAATTTAAGTTTGATTGCAAGCCCGATTATGGTTTTATTACTGTAGATATTCCATCCGGAGAAAAGTTAAAAGTAGAAGCTTCTGCAATGGCCACAATGGATACCAATATTGAGATGAAAACAAAACTAAAAGGTGGTTTTGGTAGATTCTTTACAGGAGAATCGTTGTTTATTAATGAGTTTGAAGCTAAAAATGGTGCCGGAGAAATTCAAATTGCGCCAGGTACACCTGGAGATGTAGAGCATCTTTATTTAAATAATGAGACTATATATCTACAAAATTCTGCTTATGTAGCATCTTCTCTTTCTATTAATGTAGAAACAAAGTTTCAAGGATTAATTAAAGGGTTTTTCTCAGGAGAAAATTTATTTCTGATAAAATGTTCTGGCGAAGGAGATTTGTGGTTTAACTCCTATGGTGGTATTGTAGAAATTGACGTAGAAGATGGCTATGTTGTAGATACAGGACATATCGTTGCATTTACAGATGGATTGGATTACGAAGTCTCATCAGTTGGAGGATATAAATCATTATTTTTCTCAGGAGAAGGCTTGGTTTGTACATTTTCAGGAAAAGGAAAAGTTTGGGTTCAAACAAGAAAAATTTCACCTTTTATAAATTGGATTTACCCATTTAGACCAAAGAAGAACAAAAAATAA